In Gammaproteobacteria bacterium, the sequence TACTGGTCGCGGGCGTCCTTGTTCACGTGCGGCGAAATCAGCACGGTGAAGCGCTCCTTGCGGGTGGGCAGCGGCACGGGGCCGTGCACCCTGGCGCCGGTGCGGCGCGCGGTTTCGACGATCTCTCGGGCCGACGAATCGATCAGCCGGTGATCGAAAGCCTTCAGCCGGATTCGGATGTTTTGCGGTTCAGCCATTTTCTCTACTCCACTACGCTCGCGACCACGCCGGCGCCGACGGTGCGGCCGCCTTCGCGGATCGCAAAGCGCAGACCGTCCTCCATCGCGATCGGCGCAATCAGGTCCACCTCCATGCGCACGTTGTCGCCCGGCATCACCATCTCCATGTCCTGGGGCAACTTCACCGCACCCGTCACGTCCGTGGTCCGAAAATAAAACTGCGGGCGATACCCCTTGAAAAACGGCGTGTGTCGGCCGCCCTCCTCCTTGGTCAAGACATACACCTCGGCGTTGAACCGGGTGTGCGGCGTGATCGAACCGGGACGCGACAACACCTGGCCTCTTTCGACCTCGGTGCGCTTCACGCCACGAAGCAATACGCCCACGTTGTCGCCCGCCTGTCCCTCGTCCAAAAGCTTGCGGAACATCTCGACTCCGGTGCAGGTGGTCTTCGAGGTGTCCTTGATCCCCACGATCTCGACCTCCTCGCCCACCTTGACCACGCCGCGCTCCACTCTCCCGGTCACCACGGTGCCCCGCCCGGCAATCGAGAACACGTCCTCGATCGGCATCAAAAAGGCACCGTCAATGGCCCGCTCGGGCTCGGGGATATAGCTGTCC encodes:
- the rpsJ gene encoding 30S ribosomal protein S10 yields the protein MAEPQNIRIRLKAFDHRLIDSSAREIVETARRTGARVHGPVPLPTRKERFTVLISPHVNKDARDQYELRTHKRLLDIIEPSDKTVDALMKLELPAGVDAQIRLN
- the tuf gene encoding elongation factor Tu, translated to MAKAKFERTKPHVNVGTIGHVDHGKTTLTAALTKIMAASHGGEVKAFDEIDNAPEERERGITIATAHVEYESDNRHYAHVDCPGHADYVKNMITGAAQMDGAVLVVSAADGPMPQTREHILLARQVGVPYIVVYLNKSDMVDDEELLELVELEVRDLLSQYDFPGDDTPVIVGSALQALEGQEGDRGVGSVRALVEAMDSYIPEPERAIDGAFLMPIEDVFSIAGRGTVVTGRVERGVVKVGEEVEIVGIKDTSKTTCTGVEMFRKLLDEGQAGDNVGVLLRGVKRTEVERGQVLSRPGSITPHTRFNAEVYVLTKEEGGRHTPFFKGYRPQFYFRTTDVTGAVKLPQDMEMVMPGDNVRMEVDLIAPIAMEDGLRFAIREGGRTVGAGVVASVVE